One Rosa chinensis cultivar Old Blush chromosome 5, RchiOBHm-V2, whole genome shotgun sequence genomic region harbors:
- the LOC112164564 gene encoding telomere repeat-binding protein 5 isoform X1 has translation MVLQKRLDYGFNGFQVPVTPRAPRSARRRSTISKRDEDNSMGAFDLLATVAGKLLLEGESSPASSHTSTGKEKCSIVNDSCPDGDKPLKVEPCDQGSCDRKFFVSDNISQGHNQSCSSKESPVHQNESHSVMTTSNCSERFVSDMLVGGKCKNEIGSFTSKVQAGSSVYRESGECKLDGEAKVIVKDETNKRGEVLIGTGADMCSLEDPMVWEGEPPALVSSDSSTKVPICVDHIPQKPILASRDDVKIVSRDDDENSSGCTHPSTTTRYLRTAQRIGDRRIRKVLASRYWKAAPKMKDGAYSNSYRDMRPIYHGRKNGYKRQRSQMNMPFKKRRLFDRSTVLKSNGGISSESFFDSGEKGITGNAPASCSKMQGANAISSSVAGQHSAFQSRNSHVKLRIKSFRVPELFIEIPETATVGSLKKTVMDAVTAVLGGGLCVGVLLQGKKLRDDTKTLQQTGISQDDQIDSLGFTLEPNPPHTPTPLCSGDSPRMLPCDVLQPLTRYAPDPSSEASLEPHMAALGSFIESDHDSAPSPTDTSADKSTTDSKALVVVPEMSAEALAVVPGNRKSKRFDIGQRRIRRPFSVAEVEALVQAVEKLGTGRWRDVKMRAFENAKHRTYVDLKDKWKTLVHTARISPQQRRGEPVPQELLDRVLTAHAYWSQQQAKQQLKHPESCVLV, from the exons ATGGTGTTGCAGAAGAGGTTGGATTATGGATTCAATGGCTTTCAGGTGCCGGTCACTCCTCGAGCTCCGAGATCAGCGAgg AGAAGGAGTACAATTAGCAAGAGAGATGAAGACAATTCAATGGGTGCATTTGACTTATTGGCCACCGTAGCTGGCAAGTTATTGCTCGAGGGAGAGAGTTCTCCTGCTTCCAGTCATACATCGACTGGAAAAGAAAAGTGTTCAATCGTTAATGACAGTTGTCCGGATGGAGACAAGCCATTGAAAGTGGAACCTTGTGATCAAGGTAGCTGTGACAGGAAATTCTTTGTGTCTGACAATATCTCACAGGGTCATAATCAAAGTTGCAGCTCAAAGGAGTCTCCAGTTCATCAGAATGAAAGCCATTCTGTAATGACAACTTCTAATTGCTCGGAGAGGTTTGTTTCTGATATGTTGGTGGGTGGAAAATGTAAGAATGAAATAGGAAGTTTTACTAGCAAAGTACAGGCAGGATCCTCAGTGTACAGGGAGTCTGGTGAATGTAAATTAGATGGTGAAGCTAAAGTAATAGTAAAAGATGAGACTAATAAGAGGGGGGAGGTGCTAATTGGTACTGGGGCTGATATGTGCAGTTTAGAGGACCCTATGGTCTGGGAAGGGGAACCTCCCGCACTTGTCAGTTCAGATAGTAGTACCAAGGTGCCTATTTGTGTAGACCATATCCCTCAGAAACCTATCCTTGCTAGCAGGGATGATGTAAAAATAGTTAGTAGAGATGATGACGAAAATTCCTCTGGGTGTACTCACCCTAGTACCACCACAAGGTATCTAAGGACCGCACAGCGGATTGGTGACCGAAGAATAAGGAAAGTATTGGCTTCAAGGTATTGGAAAGCAGCTCCAAAGATGAAGGATGGGGCATATTCTAATTCTT aTAGGGATATGCGACCAATTTACCATGGCAGGAAGAATGGTTACAAACGCCAGAGATCTCAGATGAATATGCCTTTTAAGAAGAGGAGGCTTTTTGACCGTAGCACAGTTCTAAAATCCAATGGAGGTATTAGTAGTGAGAGCTTCTTTGACTCAGGTGAGAAGGGAATCACTGGAAATGCTCCTGCCTCATGTTCAAAGATGCAAGGAG CCAATGCGATATCTTCTTCAGTAGCAGGTCAACATTCAGCTTTCCAATCTAGGAATTCTCATG tGAAGCTCAGGATCAAGTCCTTCAGGGTGCCAGAACTATTCATTGAAATTCCAGAGACTGCAACCGTTGGTTCATTGAAG AAGACTGTTATGGATGCAGTAACAGCTGTACTTGGCGGTGGATTGTGTGTTGGTGTCCTTCTTCAGGGAAAGAAATTAAGAGATGACACTAAAACTCTACAACAGACAGGAATTTCTCAAGATGACCAGATAGATTCTTTGGGATTTACTTTGGAACCTAACCCTCCCCACACTCCCACACCGCTATGTTCTGGAGATTCTCCCCGTATGCTTCCTTGCGACGTACTTCAGCCTTTAACAAG GTATGCACCTGATCCTAGTAGTGAAGCCTCACTCGAGCCTCATATGGCTGCTTTAGGAAGCTTCATCGAAAGTGATCATGATTCAGCACCCTCTCCAACCGATACGTCCGCTGACAAAAGCACGACAGATTCTAAAGCTCTGGTTGTTGTGCCAGAAATGAGTGCAGAGGCACTAGCTGTAGTTCCTGGGAACAGGAAATCAAAGCGGTTCGATATTGGGCAGCGCCGAATTCGTCGACCCTTCTCTGTTGCTGAAGTGGAAGCACTTGTTCAGGCGGTTGAGAAACTCGGTACTGGAAG ATGGCGTGATGTGAAGATGCGAGCTTTTGAAAATGCCAAGCATCGAACTTATGTGGATTTGAAG GATAAGTGGAAAACACTAGTGCACACGGCAAGAATATCTCCTCAACAAAGGAGAGGTGAGCCTGTCCCCCAGGAACTCTTGGACCGGGTCCTTACCGCGCATGCTTACTGGTCCCAGCAGCAAGCGAAGCAACAGCTCAAACATCCCGAGAGCTGTGTTCTGGTCTGA
- the LOC112164564 gene encoding telomere repeat-binding protein 5 isoform X2, producing the protein MVLQKRLDYGFNGFQVPVTPRAPRSARRRSTISKRDEDNSMGAFDLLATVAGKLLLEGESSPASSHTSTGKEKCSIVNDSCPDGDKPLKVEPCDQGSCDRKFFVSDNISQGHNQSCSSKESPVHQNESHSVMTTSNCSERFVSDMLVGGKCKNEIGSFTSKVQAGSSVYRESGECKLDGEAKVIVKDETNKRGEVLIGTGADMCSLEDPMVWEGEPPALVSSDSSTKVPICVDHIPQKPILASRDDVKIVSRDDDENSSGCTHPSTTTRYLRTAQRIGDRRIRKVLASRYWKAAPKMKDGAYSNSYRDMRPIYHGRKNGYKRQRSQMNMPFKKRRLFDRSTVLKSNGGISSESFFDSANAISSSVAGQHSAFQSRNSHVKLRIKSFRVPELFIEIPETATVGSLKKTVMDAVTAVLGGGLCVGVLLQGKKLRDDTKTLQQTGISQDDQIDSLGFTLEPNPPHTPTPLCSGDSPRMLPCDVLQPLTRYAPDPSSEASLEPHMAALGSFIESDHDSAPSPTDTSADKSTTDSKALVVVPEMSAEALAVVPGNRKSKRFDIGQRRIRRPFSVAEVEALVQAVEKLGTGRWRDVKMRAFENAKHRTYVDLKDKWKTLVHTARISPQQRRGEPVPQELLDRVLTAHAYWSQQQAKQQLKHPESCVLV; encoded by the exons ATGGTGTTGCAGAAGAGGTTGGATTATGGATTCAATGGCTTTCAGGTGCCGGTCACTCCTCGAGCTCCGAGATCAGCGAgg AGAAGGAGTACAATTAGCAAGAGAGATGAAGACAATTCAATGGGTGCATTTGACTTATTGGCCACCGTAGCTGGCAAGTTATTGCTCGAGGGAGAGAGTTCTCCTGCTTCCAGTCATACATCGACTGGAAAAGAAAAGTGTTCAATCGTTAATGACAGTTGTCCGGATGGAGACAAGCCATTGAAAGTGGAACCTTGTGATCAAGGTAGCTGTGACAGGAAATTCTTTGTGTCTGACAATATCTCACAGGGTCATAATCAAAGTTGCAGCTCAAAGGAGTCTCCAGTTCATCAGAATGAAAGCCATTCTGTAATGACAACTTCTAATTGCTCGGAGAGGTTTGTTTCTGATATGTTGGTGGGTGGAAAATGTAAGAATGAAATAGGAAGTTTTACTAGCAAAGTACAGGCAGGATCCTCAGTGTACAGGGAGTCTGGTGAATGTAAATTAGATGGTGAAGCTAAAGTAATAGTAAAAGATGAGACTAATAAGAGGGGGGAGGTGCTAATTGGTACTGGGGCTGATATGTGCAGTTTAGAGGACCCTATGGTCTGGGAAGGGGAACCTCCCGCACTTGTCAGTTCAGATAGTAGTACCAAGGTGCCTATTTGTGTAGACCATATCCCTCAGAAACCTATCCTTGCTAGCAGGGATGATGTAAAAATAGTTAGTAGAGATGATGACGAAAATTCCTCTGGGTGTACTCACCCTAGTACCACCACAAGGTATCTAAGGACCGCACAGCGGATTGGTGACCGAAGAATAAGGAAAGTATTGGCTTCAAGGTATTGGAAAGCAGCTCCAAAGATGAAGGATGGGGCATATTCTAATTCTT aTAGGGATATGCGACCAATTTACCATGGCAGGAAGAATGGTTACAAACGCCAGAGATCTCAGATGAATATGCCTTTTAAGAAGAGGAGGCTTTTTGACCGTAGCACAGTTCTAAAATCCAATGGAGGTATTAGTAGTGAGAGCTTCTTTGACTCAG CCAATGCGATATCTTCTTCAGTAGCAGGTCAACATTCAGCTTTCCAATCTAGGAATTCTCATG tGAAGCTCAGGATCAAGTCCTTCAGGGTGCCAGAACTATTCATTGAAATTCCAGAGACTGCAACCGTTGGTTCATTGAAG AAGACTGTTATGGATGCAGTAACAGCTGTACTTGGCGGTGGATTGTGTGTTGGTGTCCTTCTTCAGGGAAAGAAATTAAGAGATGACACTAAAACTCTACAACAGACAGGAATTTCTCAAGATGACCAGATAGATTCTTTGGGATTTACTTTGGAACCTAACCCTCCCCACACTCCCACACCGCTATGTTCTGGAGATTCTCCCCGTATGCTTCCTTGCGACGTACTTCAGCCTTTAACAAG GTATGCACCTGATCCTAGTAGTGAAGCCTCACTCGAGCCTCATATGGCTGCTTTAGGAAGCTTCATCGAAAGTGATCATGATTCAGCACCCTCTCCAACCGATACGTCCGCTGACAAAAGCACGACAGATTCTAAAGCTCTGGTTGTTGTGCCAGAAATGAGTGCAGAGGCACTAGCTGTAGTTCCTGGGAACAGGAAATCAAAGCGGTTCGATATTGGGCAGCGCCGAATTCGTCGACCCTTCTCTGTTGCTGAAGTGGAAGCACTTGTTCAGGCGGTTGAGAAACTCGGTACTGGAAG ATGGCGTGATGTGAAGATGCGAGCTTTTGAAAATGCCAAGCATCGAACTTATGTGGATTTGAAG GATAAGTGGAAAACACTAGTGCACACGGCAAGAATATCTCCTCAACAAAGGAGAGGTGAGCCTGTCCCCCAGGAACTCTTGGACCGGGTCCTTACCGCGCATGCTTACTGGTCCCAGCAGCAAGCGAAGCAACAGCTCAAACATCCCGAGAGCTGTGTTCTGGTCTGA